The DNA region TTGCAGGTATGTCCTTTGTTTTTGCTAAAGATAGACCTGCTGGAGAAAGAGTTTTAGAGATAGAAGTTAATGGAAAACCACTTGATCATGATAAGATGTATAAAGTTGCAACAAATGATTTCATGGCTGCAGGTGGAGATGGATATACAATGTTAAAAGATGCAGAAACTACTTTATTAGCTGGTGGTTTAGAAGAGGTATTAATGCAGTATATTTCTGCTAAAGGTACAGTTTCACCAGAGAAAAAAGGAAGAATTATTGGTGTAGAAGTTAAAAATGATAATTATGTTTATGAAGTGAAAAAAGGAGATATGTTAAGAGAGATAGCTTCATATTTTGATGTTAGTCTATCTACTCTTATTCAGGCTAATAATATAGAAAATCCTGATCTAATTCATGTTGGTCAAGAAATTGTAGTTCCAGTTAAATAAAGTAATAAATAAGTTGATTTAATAGTAAGAAGTAGATCTATGGAGACATAGGTCTGCTTCTTTTTTTATTTTTCCACAAAGTTTTCCACATACAATCGGATAGTTGTTAATTGAAAAACTTTTAAAAGTTAAGATAACGATTTTTAGTTAATAATAGAGGGGGAATAAATATTCAGAATAAATTTTGTGGAAAAAATAGCTATTTATCCACAAAAAATGTGTATTTATCCACAAAAAAAAC from Halanaerobiales bacterium includes:
- a CDS encoding 5'-nucleotidase C-terminal domain-containing protein; amino-acid sequence: AGMSFVFAKDRPAGERVLEIEVNGKPLDHDKMYKVATNDFMAAGGDGYTMLKDAETTLLAGGLEEVLMQYISAKGTVSPEKKGRIIGVEVKNDNYVYEVKKGDMLREIASYFDVSLSTLIQANNIENPDLIHVGQEIVVPVK